In a genomic window of Zingiber officinale cultivar Zhangliang chromosome 9B, Zo_v1.1, whole genome shotgun sequence:
- the LOC122024576 gene encoding uncharacterized protein LOC122024576: MSKETNNSKTQLQAIGFGSSFAGCLLLTLLAACPLRSVAAAPAANRTQRQMASRPPPVKTIQIDGGDLIDCVPSHLQPAFDHPKLRGQKPLDPPERLAGGFNVSSTVNEVSLIAFGFESCPPGTVPIRRTTQEDILRASSIRQFGKKPVRRDSTGSDHEHAVGYVMGNRYYGAKASLSVWAPAVTSVSEFSLSQIWLISGSFGDDLNTIEAGWQVNPQLHGDGRPRFFTYWTSDAYQQTGCYNLLCSGFVQTSNKIALGAAISPTSALNGVQFDIDLLIWKDPKHGHWWLELGSSLVVGYWPAFLFSHLAEHANMVQFGGETVNTRSLGLHTSTQMGSGHFAEEGFRRASYFRNLQLVDWDNNLIPLSNLRLLADHPNCYSIRGGANGAWGSYFYYGGPGGNMRCR; this comes from the exons ATGTCCAAAGAAACGAACAACTCCAAAACGCAACTGCAGGCCATTGGATTTGGCAGCAGCTTCGCTGGGTGTCTTCTCCTAACGCTGCTCGCTGCTTGTCCTCTTCGCTCGGTGGCCGCGGCGCCAGCGGCCAACCGCACGCAGCGCCAGATGGCCAGCAGGCCTCCCCCCGTCAAGACAATCCAG ATTGATGGCGGTGATCTTATAGACTGCGTTCCATCTCATCTGCAACCGGCATTTGATCACCCGAAGCTTCGGGGCCAGAAACCACTG GATCCTCCTGAGAGACTAGCTGGAGGCTTCAACGTGAGCAGCACAGTAAACGAAGTGAGCCTGATCGCCTTTGGCTTTGAGTCGTGCCCTCCCGGCACGGTGCCGATAAGGAGGACGACGCAGGAAGACATTCTGAGAGCCAGCAGCATTCGACAATTCGGGAAGAAGCCGGTGCGCCGGGACTCCACCGGCAGTGACCATGAG CACGCTGTTGGTTATGTCATGGGGAATCGGTACTACGGCGCAAAGGCTAGCCTCAGCGTTTGGGCACCGGCGGTAACGTCGGTATCGGAGTTCAGCTTGTCGCAGATATGGCTAATCTCTGGCTCCTTTGGCGATGATCTCAACACCATTGAAGCTGGCTGGCAG GTGAATCCTCAGCTGCATGGAGATGGCAGGCCCAGGTTCTTCACATACTGGACT AGTGATGCTTACCAACAGACAGGTTGCTACAACCTCTTGTGCTCCGGCTTTGTCCAAACAAGCAATAAGATTGCCTTAGGGGCAGCGATCTCGCCGACTTCAGCATTGAATGGTGTCCAATTCGACATTGATCTTCTTATATGGAAG GACCCGAAACATGGGCATTGGTGGCTTGAACTTGGGTCAAGTCTAGTGGTGGGATATTGGCCAGCATTTTTGTTTAGTCACCTAGCCGAGCATGCAAATATGGTGCAATTTGGAGGAGAGACGGTGAACACTCGGTCGTTGGGTTTGCACACATCAACGCAAATGGGGAGTGGTCATTTTGCCGAAGAAGGATTCCGAAGAGCCTCTTACTTTCGCAACTTGCAACTAGTGGATTGGGACAACAACTTGATCCCCTTGTCGAACCTCCGCCTCTTGGCCGACCATCCAAATTGTTATAGTATTCGAGGAGGGGCGAACGGAGCATGGGGAAGCTATTTCTACTATGGAGGACCAGGAGGAAACATGAGATGTCGTTAA